From Eremothecium sinecaudum strain ATCC 58844 chromosome III, complete sequence:
AACGCTCTAAAGGTTACATCTATCTGGTCAAAATCATCCCTACCAGGTAAATAAGGAACTCGTAACATCAACTCTGCAAATATAACGCCTACTGACCAAAGATCAATGCTTGTAGTGTAGTGCTTTGCTCCAAAAAGTAACTCAGGTGCCCTATACCAACGTGTGACGACGTTAGATGTCAGATATTCATTAGGTGATGCCATACTACGTGCTAGACCAAAATCCGCAAGTTTTAACTGGCCATCTGTAGCCAGCAGCAAGTTATTTGGTTTCAAATCACGGTGAAGGATAAAGTTTCTATGGCAGTGATGTACACCTCTCAGCGTCATTAGTATCCAAGATTTAATGTCTGCTTGGGTAAATAGAATTGAAGTATCCTTAATGATCATTTCCAAATCTGCCGGTAAATACTCTAGAACCAAATTTAAATTACCAGCAGCCATGTAAACATCGACTAGCTCGATAACATTAACATGATTCATCTCCTGTAAGTACTTAACTTCACGGATAGCCGACATATCAAGCCCATCCTTGAACTGAGACGTTTTTATCTCCTTTACTGCAACAGGACGTCCATCACCTTCTCTGGTACCAAGATACACGACAGCATAAGTACCTTCACCAACTTTCTTTTCTGTAGGATCCAGTTAGTATTAAAAGCAGAGAGGATAGTTTATCCTAACATTATAGCATACCTTTTGTATACTTCTCAGCAGTCATGGCGAAATGTTTTACTCTATATTGTATGATTTAATAATGGAAAGAAAACTTCTTAGTGCATTAATGTTTTAATGTACTTCAGAACACACCAATAAAAGAAGGTGAAGAATTCCTGGGGTGATGTTGAAGATATTACTGAACCCTCGTGCCATAAGAGGAGTGACTTGGTCGCAAATAAGGTGGCAGAGCCAGGCCACTGAATTTAATGAGCTTCATTCAGTTTTAATTAAAAGAATCGAGAAGTACGTTGCTGAACTACGAGAACTTGAGAATGATATATCAACCGGAAATACTTTTGATACTCATAAAATGAAGAAGTTTTCAAGACTATCTGCTATTTCTGAAGCTTATTCTTCGTATTCAACGAATGTTTCCGCTTACCATGAATTACAAAATATAATAGAACAAGATCCCAGCCTAAAAGAAGAAGCCCAGCAGGAAATAGAGAGTCTGGTACCGACTATTAATAAGACATCCAATTCTTTGATAAAGAAACTGCTTCCTCCGCATCCTTTTGCAGAAAAACCATGTATTATGGAGCTAAGACCGGGCGTCGGTGGAATAGAAGCAATGATATTTGCTCAAGATTTGCTTAACATGTACATCAACTACGCCCAATTCCACAGATGGAAGTGGAGCATCACCTCTAAGACCAAGAACTCAAGCGGTTCGGGTATTGTTGAGGCTATACTTTGTATTGAAGAATCTGGCGCTTATGACAAACTGAAATACGAAGCTGGTGTACATCGTGTACAAAGAATTCCAGCAACAGAATCAAAGGGCAGGACACATACTTCTACCGCTGCAGTCGTGGTTTTACCTTACATGGGAGAAGAAGTAGAATCTGATGCTTACGAAAGGTCTTTTAAACCGGACGATATCAGAATCGATGTGATGCGCGCGAGTGGAAAAGGTGGGCAGCACGTTAATACCACAGACTCTGCTGTGAGATTAACCCACTATCCTTCCGGGATCGTAATCTATATGCAAGAAGAGCGTTCTCAGCACAGGAATAAGGCCAAGGCCTTCCAAATTTTACGCGCAAAGCTAGCTGAGATCGAGAGGAAGGAGAAAGAAGAGCGTGAGAGGAACGCGAGAAAAGACCAAGTCTCATCCACAAATAGGTCTGATAAAATTAGAACTTACAACTACCCCCAAAACAGAGTCACAGATCATCGTTGTAACTTTTCCATGCATGATCTTACTGCTATAATGGCTGGTGAGAGATTAGATGACTTAATTAAGGCAATGGAGGCCTATGACAGCGAAGTCCGTGCTACTAATTTACTGAACGATGTCAGCAACGATTCATAAGGGCTTAAAACGTAAAATAATTCATAAACTTCTTGTATATATTAACAAAATCAACAACCAGTACTATTGAACTTCTTATCGGACTTCCTCTGCCTTGAGCCACATAATCCTTTCATGCCTTAAAAACCAATGTCGCGATTTTATTACACTTTGAGGAAAAACCTGCTTTAACTCCAATAAGCATTTAAATACTTAATAACATACTAGATGGAACCATTCAGGCATTAGAAACTAATTACAACAGTTATAGTTAACTAATATGTCGGATATATTGTACCATTTTAAATCAGCTGTGAGGATTGGTGAGCTAGAGCGATATATCATCATCTATGATCTATACAACAACAGTGAAGCGCCGAGTAATATCCAGCTTAATTCCTTATGGTTGAAGGTTAAGAATACATCTAATTTAACTTACAGGGCAGCATATTTAATGGGCCCTTATATTCTTTACTGTGATGTTAGATCAGGCGAATACCACCATTCGCAAAAGTTATATTCCTCAGCTGATATACCGCAGTTTGATTCTACAATACAAGCCCAGCAAGAGTTTATTGCTGAGCTATCTATACATACGTTAAAGAAGCGTTACGTGTGGATTGTTGATGTTGTTAGTCAAATTATCTTTACAGCAACGACACAAGTCGGATTTGAAATCACGATTGCAACATCAAAAGATATTGTTATGGGTGATATAGAATCGGAGCCATGGGCTGGGTCTTTTAGTGAAAATTTGACTGTGAATCGCCTTACAGCTTTAGATCTTTGGAACTTGCCACAGCAGATTTTTGATGACTTTTCGAAGCCGATACACTTAGTTGTGTTAACACATGGATTACATTCTAACGTTGGAGCGGACCTACACTATTTAAAAGAACAGGTAGAAAAGTGCCAAAAGTACTACCCTAATGAGATATTAGTGGTGAAGGGATACACCGAGAATGTTTGTAAGACTGAGAAGGGTATCAAGTATTTGGGTATGAGGCTTGGTGATTACGTGACTAATACTATCTATAATCCTCGCACAAGGAAGATATCATTTATAGGACATTCTTTAGGTGGTTTGGTCCAAACATTTGCAATTGCACATATTGCGGTTAAATATCCATGGTTTTTTGAAAATGTGGAACCTGTTAACTTTATTACGTTGGCGTCACCACTATTAGGTATAGTGACGAATAATCCGGTATACGTGAACATGTTTCTATCTATGGGAATTGTAGGGAAGACTGGACAGGATTTGAGAATGCAGGTTCATTCTGGAGATAAAGTGCCGGTTCTCTACGCCTTGCCGGGTGCTGTTACTCGAGGAATCTTAAAACGCTTTAAAAAGCGTACAGTATATGCTAATGCTACGAATGATGGTATTGTCCCTCTATACTCATCATGCTTGTTGTACTTAGACCATAATGACATTAAGACTAAGCTTAAGAACACGGTAGAATTTCAGGCTGACAAACAAGATTTGTTGACGAAAACGTTCGTCAATCCTTTGGCTAAGGCAATAAACCTTTTTGCTCCTCAGACTCATGGAGACTCAGCTATTCCCAAACTATCTGTTATAGACTCTGTCATGTCAATAATTTTACCGCCATTGCCTGATAAGAAGTACTTAATGGATCCTTCATCGAAATCCGATGTTATCCTACATGACCGTATATATACGGAAAAAGACATTCCAGCGCCTACTGATCCTGACTTAGAGCAGGTTACCAATTGGGACTCGATGTCATTGAACTTTTCTAACAATGAGCAATATAAACATATCGAAGAGGAATTAGCAAAAAAATGGCATCAAGGATTAACTTGGAGAAAGGTAATTGTAAACTTGCAACCCGACGCGCACAATAACATCATCGTCCGCAGACGCTTCATCAACGCATACGGTTGGCCTGTCATTGATCACTTAGTTCAGAATCACTTTAATGGCTCAGATGGTGCCTATACGGATGACGTGCAAGAGGAGCTACGGAGCCATGatacagaagaagaggaaaGATTATGGATTAGCCGTCAGCATGAAGAAACTTTCTTTGATGTGGGGCCAACTGGTATGATTTCTTCTGTAGGGGAGTTCTTTGAGAACATTAGGAATACTGCATTTCAAAGGAATGCGCGATCAAGTTCAACTAATTCTAATGGGTCTATCCAAGACGATATATTTAGAATTCAAAATGATTTATGGTAAAAGCATCTTAGACTAATCATAACGATCTATATATCGCATCGGCAATTTCATCGCCATCTAAATGCTCTATATGCAGCAATGACCTGAGGTCATGGAAATTCTCGGGCTGGCCTTTTGATATATAATCCCTGCTCAACATTTTACGTGAAGCAGGGTCTTTTGAGAATTTTAAACCTAGGACTTTGAAATATTCTAATAAGGCCGCTTCTTTATACACCTTTGTCGATTCAAATGGTAGGTTCAGAATTTGTCTGAGGGATTGGAAGTCCACAAGAAGCTGTTGCAATCCAAATTCGCTGAATTTGTTCAGTTTCACCACATAATTAAGCATAAAATTAATAATTGTCTCCAACAAGTCTACCTTGATCCTATCCAACACATCTTGCGGTACCGTATACATTTCTAACGACCGCATCATCTTCTCGGTGAGCTTTACAGCACCGACCACTTCGGAACTACATTGCTCTGGTGGGGACGATATTGAATACCACTCATTAAATTTGAAGTAATTCCGCAACTCTGTGCTTAATCTTTTGGTACACCTGTGAACAATAGATTCTCGAACAACTACAATAGCCTTTTCATACTCTTCTGAAACTTCGTCAAAGATACAGGAATAATCAGAATTGGTAGACTTATTTATCATTTCCTTCATTTCAATAAATATATGTTTAAGTGAAAACTTCATGAAAGCGTTAGATAGTAGCGTTAAATTGTGAAGTTTCCAATATATTTGTTCCAGCTGCTGTTCTTCTGAAACATCTTTAATTGAAGATTCCTTTGATAACAGATAGGCCTTATATCTGGTTGGCAGTTGTATGAATATTTCATCCGTCAAATTGAATTTGATGGAAAACAACTCTTGGTATTCAATGTTAAAGAATGGCTCTAGGTATTGGTATATGTTCTCTAATAGCTTCACAAGGTCTGCCCCACTCTTCGATAACGATGAGTTTTTTGATGTAAGGTTTTTGAATTGCGCTTGAGCAGATTCTATTTCAAAGTTTTGCCATGCCAAAAGTGCATCCTCTGGAATTAAAGATATCAACCCTACTCCATCATACATATGAATTTTCACCAATGCGTTGTCCGTGATAAATATCTGAGAGATTAAGATGACCAACGTTTGTATGGCATCTGGTGATGTGGAATTCATCACATTGGTTAACACGGAGCTAACTTTTTGACGAACTGGATCAAGAATGTGATTAATAAATTGCTGGTGTATTAATGCCTTTGTCACGCCATTATCTTCGTCGTGGAACATCTGTATATATTTTATGAGGTTTTCATCCAAGTATTTCTCTAAGAACCTAAAATAAGTCTCAATAGACTTCTTTTCTGCATCAAAAGATGGATTAGCAAAATGATAGATGAACTTAATTCTAAAATTGTTGGCCAAACTGACGAAGTTCCAGTATTGTTCATGACTTGGCTTAGGGAGAATTAAATGCGAAAGTTGGAATAAAGAGCTAGACTTACTCCTTAAATCAGCAACAACCTTCTCATCATTTAAAAACTCTTGAGTGTCACATCTCTTTTCTAGAAGGACCTTTTCAAAATCCGCTTTTAGACTTGTTGCATGAATTGTAACAATTTCATTAAATCTTTCTACCAAAGCGGATGCTAATGGTGAATCAGCAATTGGTTCCAATTTTTTATGTATTTGCTTCATCTTATCCTCGTCAAATTCGGTAGCAACATCCAATTCATTCGAGATACATTCTATATTCCCTACCGTTCTAAGTTGCTGCTCGCATTCGTCTCTTGTTTTCAACAGTAACTCCACATTTCTCAGGACTTCTAAATCACCGTACTTTTCACGTAACTCATACACATCCTCCAAGCGCTCAACCTTGGCTATTTGTTCAGCAATGCCCGTTAATTTTTGGGTGACTGTATCGAATTCGTCCAATAGGTCTTCCTGCTCATTGACGCAGCTGTGTAGCTCTTTCGCAATAGCATCGCGTTccttttcaatttcagCAATTCTTGTATCCAAATCAAAATGCTTCTCCATACTTCTATTCAGTAGCTAGCTTTGATTATGGTCTTTACAGTCAACCAAATCAAGGTACGCTTTAAACTACCTAAATAAACGCGGACATTTCGTTAACAATGATAACCTCTTCCTGCGTTATCATTGGAATGGAGGTGTTAACTTACAATCTATTATCATCAAGTGGGTTGCTTACCAAAGATTATTTCACTGTTTTCAGCTTTATATAGACTTTATACTTTGTTTTTATATAGACTTTATACtttgttttgttttcaaaTACCTTAACTATTAATTACAGAAGTGACCTCTAGTTTCGAAAATAACGATTGATCAAAGCTATCCACAATAAAGCGGAAAAACTGGTGTTGCAGCTTGCACTAAGACGATAATAGGTAATGCAATATTTCCTCCAATACCGCCTAATGTTACTCTTAAGTAAATTTATTGTACCACGTGACTAATCTAATGTGATTATGTCATACTAAATTTCAGAAGATGATTCACTTTTTAACGAAACTATATTAGTAGGAATATAAATATCGGTTCTAAAATTTACTGTTCCAGCTCTCGCATATCCGCTAAAGAGTTCAAGATGTCTACGTTTGGCCAATTGTTTCGGGTAACCACATATGGTGAGTCTCATTGTAAATCGGTTGGATGCATCGTCGAAGGTGTTCCTCCGGGCATGTCATTGACAGAGGAGGACATCCAACCACAGTTGACAAGAAGAAGACCTGGTCAGTCGAAGTTATCTACTCCTCGTAATGAAAAGGACAAGGTAGAAATCCAATCAGGTACTGAGTTCGGCAAGACTCTAGGTACTCCTATCGGTATGATTGTTAAGAATGAGGATCAACGTCCTCATGATTACGGTGAGATGGATGAGTTTCCAAGGCCTTCGCATGCAGACTTTACATATAGTGAAAAGTATGGAATTAAAGCATCCTCTGGTGGTGGTCGTTCTTCAGCAAGGGAAACGATCGGAAGAGTTGCAGCTGGAGCGATTGCCGAGAAAGTTCTACAGCAAATTTCAAAAGTTGAAATAGTTGCATTCGTCTCTCAAATTGGTGCTATTAAGATGAATAGGGACCCTTTCAACCCAAAGTTTCAAAACTTGTTGAATACTATAACCAGAGACCAAGTTGACTCTATGGGACCTATAAGGTGTCCTGATGTAACGGTTGCAGAAGACATGGTtaaagaaattgaaaaataCAGAGGCCAAAAAGACTCTATTGGTGGTGTTGTCACCTGTGTAGTTAGAAATCTACCTACTGGTCTTGGTGAACCATGCTTCGATAAATTGGAAGCCATGTTGGCACATGCTATGCTTTCCGTTCCAGCTTCTAAGGGTTTTGAAATAGGTTCGGGGTTCGCAGGTGTAGAACTTCCTGGGTCTCAACTCAATGATCCATTTGTGTTTGACCCTGAGGTTAACAGATTGAGAACAAAGACCA
This genomic window contains:
- the ARO2 gene encoding bifunctional chorismate synthase/riboflavin reductase [NAD(P)H] ARO2 (Syntenic homolog of Ashbya gossypii ADL287C; Syntenic homolog of Saccharomyces cerevisiae YGL148W (ARO2)); protein product: MSTFGQLFRVTTYGESHCKSVGCIVEGVPPGMSLTEEDIQPQLTRRRPGQSKLSTPRNEKDKVEIQSGTEFGKTLGTPIGMIVKNEDQRPHDYGEMDEFPRPSHADFTYSEKYGIKASSGGGRSSARETIGRVAAGAIAEKVLQQISKVEIVAFVSQIGAIKMNRDPFNPKFQNLLNTITRDQVDSMGPIRCPDVTVAEDMVKEIEKYRGQKDSIGGVVTCVVRNLPTGLGEPCFDKLEAMLAHAMLSVPASKGFEIGSGFAGVELPGSQLNDPFVFDPEVNRLRTKTNNSGGIQGGISNGENIYFSVPFKSAATISQEQATARYNGTEGVLAAKGRHDPSVTPRAIPIVEAMTALVLVDALLIQKSRESLKGIVH
- the TIP20 gene encoding Tip20p (Syntenic homolog of Ashbya gossypii ADL286W; Syntenic homolog of Saccharomyces cerevisiae YGL145W (TIP20)) codes for the protein MEKHFDLDTRIAEIEKERDAIAKELHSCVNEQEDLLDEFDTVTQKLTGIAEQIAKVERLEDVYELREKYGDLEVLRNVELLLKTRDECEQQLRTVGNIECISNELDVATEFDEDKMKQIHKKLEPIADSPLASALVERFNEIVTIHATSLKADFEKVLLEKRCDTQEFLNDEKVVADLRSKSSSLFQLSHLILPKPSHEQYWNFVSLANNFRIKFIYHFANPSFDAEKKSIETYFRFLEKYLDENLIKYIQMFHDEDNGVTKALIHQQFINHILDPVRQKVSSVLTNVMNSTSPDAIQTLVILISQIFITDNALVKIHMYDGVGLISLIPEDALLAWQNFEIESAQAQFKNLTSKNSSLSKSGADLVKLLENIYQYLEPFFNIEYQELFSIKFNLTDEIFIQLPTRYKAYLLSKESSIKDVSEEQQLEQIYWKLHNLTLLSNAFMKFSLKHIFIEMKEMINKSTNSDYSCIFDEVSEEYEKAIVVVRESIVHRCTKRLSTELRNYFKFNEWYSISSPPEQCSSEVVGAVKLTEKMMRSLEMYTVPQDVLDRIKVDLLETIINFMLNYVVKLNKFSEFGLQQLLVDFQSLRQILNLPFESTKVYKEAALLEYFKVLGLKFSKDPASRKMLSRDYISKGQPENFHDLRSLLHIEHLDGDEIADAIYRSL
- the KIN28 gene encoding TFIIH complex serine/threonine-protein kinase subunit KIN28 (Syntenic homolog of Ashbya gossypii ADL283W; Syntenic homolog of Saccharomyces cerevisiae YDL108W (KIN28); 1-intron in Ashbya gossypii), whose translation is MTAEKYTKEKKVGEGTYAVVYLGTREGDGRPVAVKEIKTSQFKDGLDMSAIREVKYLQEMNHVNVIELVDVYMAAGNLNLVLEYLPADLEMIIKDTSILFTQADIKSWILMTLRGVHHCHRNFILHRDLKPNNLLLATDGQLKLADFGLARSMASPNEYLTSNVVTRWYRAPELLFGAKHYTTSIDLWSVGVIFAELMLRVPYLPGRDDFDQIDVTFRALGTPTDKDWPEVSSFSGYNKIQFYPPPSREELRTRFIAATENALDLLAGMLTMNPHIRWDTVQCLTSQYFLELPEPTAPEELPTYTKK
- the MRF1 gene encoding Mrf1p (Syntenic homolog of Ashbya gossypii ADL284C; Syntenic homolog of Saccharomyces cerevisiae YGL143C (MRF1)) codes for the protein MLKILLNPRAIRGVTWSQIRWQSQATEFNELHSVLIKRIEKYVAELRELENDISTGNTFDTHKMKKFSRLSAISEAYSSYSTNVSAYHELQNIIEQDPSLKEEAQQEIESLVPTINKTSNSLIKKLLPPHPFAEKPCIMELRPGVGGIEAMIFAQDLLNMYINYAQFHRWKWSITSKTKNSSGSGIVEAILCIEESGAYDKLKYEAGVHRVQRIPATESKGRTHTSTAAVVVLPYMGEEVESDAYERSFKPDDIRIDVMRASGKGGQHVNTTDSAVRLTHYPSGIVIYMQEERSQHRNKAKAFQILRAKLAEIERKEKEERERNARKDQVSSTNRSDKIRTYNYPQNRVTDHRCNFSMHDLTAIMAGERLDDLIKAMEAYDSEVRATNLLNDVSNDS
- a CDS encoding lipase ROG1 family protein (Syntenic homolog of Ashbya gossypii ADL285C; Syntenic homolog of Saccharomyces cerevisiae YGL144C (ROG1) and YDL109C), which produces MSDILYHFKSAVRIGELERYIIIYDLYNNSEAPSNIQLNSLWLKVKNTSNLTYRAAYLMGPYILYCDVRSGEYHHSQKLYSSADIPQFDSTIQAQQEFIAELSIHTLKKRYVWIVDVVSQIIFTATTQVGFEITIATSKDIVMGDIESEPWAGSFSENLTVNRLTALDLWNLPQQIFDDFSKPIHLVVLTHGLHSNVGADLHYLKEQVEKCQKYYPNEILVVKGYTENVCKTEKGIKYLGMRLGDYVTNTIYNPRTRKISFIGHSLGGLVQTFAIAHIAVKYPWFFENVEPVNFITLASPLLGIVTNNPVYVNMFLSMGIVGKTGQDLRMQVHSGDKVPVLYALPGAVTRGILKRFKKRTVYANATNDGIVPLYSSCLLYLDHNDIKTKLKNTVEFQADKQDLLTKTFVNPLAKAINLFAPQTHGDSAIPKLSVIDSVMSIILPPLPDKKYLMDPSSKSDVILHDRIYTEKDIPAPTDPDLEQVTNWDSMSLNFSNNEQYKHIEEELAKKWHQGLTWRKVIVNLQPDAHNNIIVRRRFINAYGWPVIDHLVQNHFNGSDGAYTDDVQEELRSHDTEEEERLWISRQHEETFFDVGPTGMISSVGEFFENIRNTAFQRNARSSSTNSNGSIQDDIFRIQNDLW